In Crinalium epipsammum PCC 9333, the genomic window AGTAGAGTTAGCAGGGACGACAGTACAAAGAGCTACTTTACATAATAGCGATCGCATTGCTCAATTAGATATCCGTATTGGGGATACTGTAATTGTCCGAAAAGCTGGGGAAATTATTCCCGAAGTGGTGCGCGTTTTACCAGAATTACGCCCAGAGGGAACACAACCTTTTTATATTCCTTCCCATTGTCCCGTATGTAATCAACCTGTGATTAAACCTGCAAATGAAGCAGTAACTCGATGTGTAAATGCTTCTTGTCCCGCTATTTTAAAAGGTGCGTTGGAACATTGGGTAAGTCGGGATGCTTTAGATATTAATGGTATGGGTGAAAAACTGGTGCATCAGTTATTAGATAAAGGTGTGGTGCATTCCGTCGCAGATTTGTATGATTTAACTGTGGAAAAGCTTTCTGCTTTAGACAGGATGGGTACTAAGTTAGCACAGAAATTAGTAGATGCGATCGCACATTCTAAAACTCAACCTTGGTCAAGGGTATTATACGGTTTAGGCATTCGTCATGTTGGCAGTACAAATGCTCAATTATTAACAGACAAATTTAGTAGCGTTGAACAATTAGCAGCAGCTACTACTCCTCAAATTGAATCACTTTATGGAATTGGTTTTGAAATTGCTAACGCTGTGAATCAATGGTTTAAAGTACCAGCTAATCAAAGTTTAATTGAACGTCTACGTGCTGCGGGTTTACAATTAGCCAGTCAGGAGAAACCACAACAACAAACAGGTAAATTATCTTTAGCAGGTAAAACTTTTGTGGTTACTGGAACTTTGCCGACATTAAAACGAGATGAAGCTAAGGATTTAATTCAAAAAGCTGGGGGAAAGATGACAAATTCTGTGAGTGCGAAAACTGATTATTTAGTTGTGGGAGAAGATGCTGGTTCTAAGTTGGATAAGGCGCAAGAGTTGGGAGTAAAACAGTTAAGTGAAGCTGATTTACTCGCTATGTTGCAATAGTTAAATTTTAACGCAAAGGATCGCAAAGGAATTTTTTAGGTCTTATCAAGGTAGACTAGGAAAGTATTTTTAGTAACAAAAGGATTAGACCTCTTGCACCCATTCGATAAATCTTGTATGTCATCTGCGTTTATCTGCGTTCATCTGCGGTTAATCTGCGTTCTAAAAAGAAAATTAGGATTTTTGTAAGAAGTCTATTCTTTGCGTTCTTCTTTACGATGTTTGCGTTGAAAAAAATGAACAAAATTTCACTTCATCATACTTCCGGTAGATGGCGGTTTGGAATATTTTTAACACTCCTCACAGTATTAATGTGGGGGCTTGAACCTATTGCCCTAACATTAACGCTAAAAGCAGTTGATGTTTATACTCTGAGTTGGTTTCGCTTTTTAATTTGCTTTGGGTTACTAGCAATTTATTTAGGTGCGCGTCAGCAATTACCCCAAATAAAAACACTGCAAGCAAACCATTGGAAACTTTTAGCGATCGCGATTATCTCTCTATCAATTAATTATGTATGTTTTCTCAAAGGTTTAGCACTCACTTCTCCAGCTAACGGAGAGATGTTTATTCAGTTAGCTCCTGTTTTAATGGGTTTGGGAGCATTATTTTTTTTTAAAGAACGTTATAATCTTCGCCAATGGTTAGGGTTAGGATTGCTAACATTAGGATTTAGTTTATTCTTTCACGACAAATTACAAAATATAGCTATAGCATCGAGTCAATATCTGCTCGGAAGCGCTTTAGTAGTAGTGTCAGCAGCAGCATGGGCAGTTTATGCACTAGCTCAAAAACAGCTATTAGAAAAATTATCATCCAGTAGTATTTTGATGATGATATATGGCGTTTGCGCTGTAATATTCAGCTTTTTTGCTAATCCTCAATCTATTCTAGAACTTAGTCCTTTTTATTTGTTACTACTAATTTTTTGTGTATTTGATACTTTAATTGCTTACGGTGCTTTTTCTGAAGCTTTAAATCATTTAGAAGCATCGAAAGTCGGTGCTGTGTTGCCTTTGTCTCCTATTATTACTTTAACAGTAACGTGGGTTTTATCGTTGGTAGCACCAAATTTAATGGAACCAGAACATATTTCTATCTTAGGGGTGTTGGGTGGGGGGTTGGTAGTAGCAGGATCAATGGCGATCGCACTGGGACAGAAAAACTAATTTAAGGATAATTACTACTTTACTAACCGTGTATTTGGTGAATTAAATGTTTATTTGAGCTACTAAACCTTAGTGATTACTGTTATAACCTAAATAATTCGACTGCTAATTTTATATTTAAGCTGGCTAGTTTAATTTTATAATTGCTCAATCTCAAAAATTTTGTATATTTAAATAAGTAGTAATGGCAGTTGTAGCAATACTACGACCATTGGGCTATCTCCTAAGAAGGAAAACTTCTTTAAAAAACTCTCAAAATCTAATAAAATTCTATAAAACTAATTAAAACCCTATGATTTCGCCTAGTTGTGTCATTCCTACTCTTGAAGCAGAACGTTTAGCTGTTGTAGGTCGTTATGAAATTCTCGATACCCCACCAGATGGCGCTTTTGACCGGATTACAAATCTAGCTGCTAGGTTCTTTAAAGTACCAATTTCAATTGTTAGTATTGTTGACCATGACCGAATTTGGTTTAAGTCTCATCTAGGCTTAGAAGTAGAACAAATTGGGCGTGAACCAGGATTGTGTGCTAGTGCTATTTTGCACGAAGATGTTTATGTAGTAAAAGATGCCAGAGTAGATCCTCGCACATTGGCTAATCCCTTAGTTGCGGGAGAGTTTGGACTACAATTTTATGCGGCTGCTCCCTTAATTACAAACGATGGCTTTAGATTAGGAACTTTATGTGTAATTAATTACGAACCGCGCGAGATTACGGAAGTAGAAAAAGCAACTCTACAAGAGTTAGCAGCTATTGTTATGGATGAGTTAGAACTTCGACTTGCAGCGAAAAAAGCTATAGACGCTGAAGTTGCTCTCCGTAACGAAGTTATCAAGAGTTTGCAACGAGAAAAGGAACTAAACGAACTAAAATCTCAGTTTGTTTCCATGATTTCTCACGAATTCCGTAATCCGCTATCTTCAATTTCACTTTCCGCAGAAATCCTTGAAATTTATGCAGATAAGTTAAGCCATGAAAAAAAACAAGGGCATCTTCGTCAAGTTCAAAATTCAGTCAAAAAACTACTTCATTTAACTAATGAGATTTTGACAATTGGTAAAGTCGAAGCCGGAAAGTTAGATTTTAACCCAATGCCTTTTGATCTCAAAGGATTTTGCCAATCGCTAGTAGCAGAGATGCAGATTAATGCAGGTAATAAGTATAATATCAATTTTATGAGTTCTGGCGATCGCCAAGATACTTGCATGGATCAAAACCTGCTAGAGCATATTTTAACTAATTTGCTTTCAAATGCCACCAAGTATTCACCCTCTGGCGGAATGATTAATTTTGAATTAAGTTATAGACAACAAGAAGTTATCTTCCGCATTCAAGACTCAGGTATAGGCATAGCTAAGGAAGATCAAGAACAGCTATTTAATAATTTTTACAGAGCAAAGAATGTTGGCAAAATTGCAGGTACAGGATTAGGGTTAGCAATTGTTAAAAATTGCGTTGACTTACATGGAGGAAAGATTACGCTAGAGAGTGATATTGGAGCGGGTACAACGTTTATAGTTACTATACCATTGCAAAACTCTGTGGCAGATGCTAAATAGAGTAGTTAATATAAAATTCCTGACAAAATGCGATTTTTAACAAATTTATAATCACCAAATGTCACTACATCAAACTTCAGGTAGATGGCGCTTAGGATTAGCGTTATCAATATTTACTGTTATTCTTTGGGGTACTGTACCAATTGCCTTAGCAGTTGCAGTTCAAGCACTTGATGTTTACACTGTTACTTGGTTTCGCTTTGTAGTTTCATTTGTACTGCTAACAGTTTTTTTAGCTGTGCGTCAAGAATTACCCACAGTAGAAAAAATCCGCGCCGCGCCAATAAAATTAATCGCGATCGCCATTATTTTCTTTCTATTTCATTATGTTTCATTTCTCCAAGGTTTAGCACAAACATCACCATCAAACGCGGAAGTTTTAATTCAACTAGCTCCTGTTTTAATGGGTTTGGGAGCATTATTTATTTTTAAGGAACGTTATACTTTATCTCAATGGATAGGCTTAGGTTTACTAACTCTCGGCTTAGTTTTATTTTTCAACGAGCAAATAATAGCTTTAATCAACGAGCCAACTAATTATTTAATAGGCAGTGGCATCCTAATTTTATCAGCTATATTTTGGGCAGTATACAGTTTAGCTCTTAAGCAACTGCTACACACATTACCTTCTTCTAATATCCTACTAATAGTTTATGGAGGTTGTGGATTATTATTAACTCCTTTAGCCAAACCTCAGCCAATCTTTACACTTACTGCTGTACAGTTCGCAATGCTGTTATTTTGCGGGCTAAATACTGTAATGGGTTACGGTGCTTTTGCTGAATCTTTAGATCACTTGGAAGCATCAAAAGTTAGTGCAGTAGTAACTTTAGCACCCATAGTTACTTTCGTATCAATGTGGGTAGTAGCTGGGGTTGCTCCTAATTTAATTAAACCAGAACATATCACAGCAATAGGAATATTGGGAGGGTTGTTTGTGGTTGGAGGCTCAATGATAATTGCATTGCGAGCGCGAACTTCTACTGATTAATATCCAGGCTAATTTCTATTCCCCCCAGATCCCCCTAAATCCCCCTTAAAAAGGGGGACTTTGAATGCAATGTCCCCCCCTTTTTAAGGGGGGCTAGGGGGATCTATTCTTAAGACTTTCGGGACGTAATTCATAATCTAAAATCAATCATTGTTTGACGATAAGCCTCTGGTAATCCAATATCAAAAGTTCGTCCCTTAACAACATATCCAGTAATACCTTCATCTTGCCGCAACCTATCAAGACAAGATGTTAATTGAAACTCACCACGCTCACGAATATTATTACTAATATGCTCTTCTAAATATTCAAATATTTTAGGAGTTAGGATATAAATTCCAAAAACACAGAGAAACTGATCTTCAGCCATTCCTGCTACCCGTAAATGTTTACGTGCATATTCCAAATCTGGCTTTTCAAATATTTTTGTAATAGACAAGAGAGAATTTGATTCTATCCAGTTTCCTGTAATACAGCCAGCTTTATGAATAATTTCTCCTGGTAATACATCTAATGAAATAACGCTTTGATTTACTTGTTCGTAAACTTTGATGACTTGCCTAGCACAAGAATTATCAGCATCAGTTAAGTAAACATGATCCCCTAGCATTAACATAAATGGCTGGTTGTTTACCCAATCTTTGGCGCAAAATACAGCATGACCAAAACCGTCTTGAATATCTTGAGTTAAAATAGTAATTTTACTACCTAATTGTTGTAAATATTGGCTATATTCTTGATTTTGTGGAGATAGCTTATTAAATAGTTGTGGTGGTGGAGATTTAAATAAGTCTTCAAATAAAGTGCGATCGCACTTTTGTACAACAATCCCAATTTCTTCTATCCCCGCACTAATTGCTTCCTCTACAATAGATATAATTACAGGTTTAGCACGACCGTCTCGATCAATAATGGGAAATAGTTCTTTTTTGACAACTTTAGTAGCTGGAAACAACCGAGTGCCAAAACCTGCTGCGGGAATTACTGCTTTAGAAACTTTGTGATTAGACATTTGGTAAAAATTGTAAATAATAAATCATTGCTAACTTTATTATTCCTCAGCGCCAGCCACTTTGAGCAACTTCACAACTTCAGGATAACCATTAAATTCTGCCAGCATTAAAGCTGTATACCCGCCTTGATTTCTAATATTCACATCTGCGCCAGCTTCAAGCAATAATTTGACAGCATCTAGATAACCCCGATGCGCTGCCCACATTAAAGCAGTTGCACTAGCTTTGTCTTGAATATTAGGAGTAGCGCCGTGAGCTAATAATACTTGGATCAGAATAATATTATTACTATCGCAAGCTTTCATTAACAATGTTTTGCCATCATCAAATTGAGTATTTGCATCAGCACCAGCTTGTAACAAAACTTCGACGGTTTCACTATGAGCGTGTAATGCAGCTAAAGTTAAAGCTGTCTCACCAAAATTTTTAATATTAAAATTAGCTTGTTTTTGCAACAAAGCTGCCACAATTTCTGTATGACCATGTAATGAAGCTACCATCAAAGGTGTATCACCTAATTTATTTCTAGCTTGGAAGTTAGCGCCTCGATTAAGTAAAGTTTCTACAATATCAACATGACCTTCAACAACCGCTAAATTAAGAGCAGTTTCATCGTCTTGGTCTTTGGCGCTAATATCAGCACCATGCTCAAGTAAAGCTATTAAAATATCTGTATAACCGCCTGCTGCTGCTGCCATTAAAGCTGTTCCACCATCCAAGTTGCGGGTATTTGGATCAGCACCAGCTTCTAGTAAGATTTGTACAATTTTTGTATATCCTTGATCCGCAGCTAAACTTAAAGCTGTCTCGCCATCTGGATTTTTAGTATTAGCATTTCCCCCATGTTGTAACAATAGCTGCACTAAATCAGTTTGCTGTTGACTTGCAGCAATTGTTACAGCGTCACTGTTAAGATCTTTTAAGTCTGCACCTGCACCCAATAATGCTTGCACAACGGCTGTATTACCACTTTTAACTGCTAACTTTAAGGCAGTATCTTTATCTTGATCTTTTATACTGATATCAGCACCAGCAGTTAGCAATATTTGCAGAATATCAACATTGCCTTTAAAAGATGCTGCCATTAATGCTGTACTGCCATCATCATTTTTGGCATTTACATCAGCGTTATGAGCTACTAAAGTTTTTACTACATCAAAGGAGTTACTAGCAGCAGCCAACATTAAAGCTGTAGTGCCAAATTTTCTAGCTTGATTAACATTAGCACCAGCTTCTAAGAGCGATCGCACAATCTCTGTATAGCCTTTTTGAGCAGCAAACATTAACGCGGTTGTACCATCTCGATCTATAGCATTGACATTTGCGCCATTAGCTATTGCTTTTATTAACCGCTTAATATCACCACCGCGAGCCGACTGGATTAAAAACTGATCTTTAGTAAATGTCATAACAATAAACAATTATCAATTAATACCCTGTTATGGAATTTACAGCACTTTGTCTCTAAATTCCTCGCGAATTCGGGGAGAGGGCAAGGGTAGCGCGGTTAAGGTAATATTTCCCTGGTTGAACCTGGAAGGGCTAGGAGCTATCTTTGATGCCTCTTTCAACAACGGTGCGAGACGTGAGTTAGACATCAAACGTTAGAGGTAATAGCAACTATGCAGATAGTTGTATTATTTATGATAAGTTTTATAAAGTTGCTTAGAAAATGATCTGCATCCTATGAGCTTAGAAACCCAAAAAGAAATTGGATTTTGGCTGAATTTCATTCATCCAATTTGGATGTGGATTGTCTTAGGTACTTCTATCTATGCCTTATATTTAGGTATTCAAATTCGACGTACCAGAAATGCCACAGGGGAACTCAAAAAAGAGTTAATCCAGGGCAAGTTTAATAACCGTCACTACCAAATTGGCTCAATCTTGTTAGCCTTGATGGTTGTCGGTACGCTAGTGGGTATGGGTGTTACCTATTACAACAACAGCAAGCTGTTTTTTGGTCCCCACCTTTTAGCAGGTTTAGGCATGACAGGAATAATTGCTGTTTCAGCTTCACTATCTCCCTATATGCAAAAAGGGAAAGATTGGGCGCGTTACAGCCACATATTTTTAAATGTTGTCCTACTAGGATTATTTAGCTGGCAGGCTGTTAGCGGTCTGGAAATTATCCAAAGGATTATTAGCAAAAAATAACCTTTGTTACAAAACCCAGGCGTGTCAAATAAATCTCATAGAAATATCTAGAAATTAAAGGTGCTAACCCTTGAAATAGAGTAGAGACGCGAATATCGCGTCTCTACTTTTAGTAAGCATAATAGTCGAAAAAAAGCCTGTAACTGCTGTTATCAACTGCTCAAACCACTGTTAAAGGCGATTTTTCTTGGATTTTGTAGAAAAGGGAATACCCAAGCTGCTGTGAAAGTCTTCTTGAACCTTGGGAGTTAAACGGCGGGAAACTTGCCGTATAATTTCTCGTAAAACGCGATCGCCTGTTGTTTGAAGGACAGATTTTGGCAACTTGTAAATAAATTTAGGAAATTGAATATCAACTGACAAATCTAGCTGCCACTCAACTCGCGTGATTACAGCAGGTAGTTGTGATTTTCGATCAAAATTATCATTTGGTACTTCTACCAAGTTCATAGCAGCATTAAAGTCAACTTCATAACCAGGAGCTACATATCCAGGTACAGGTATAGTGCGGATAGGGTAAACTCCCTTGTCTTGCGGTAGCAAATGTAAACCAATTTTGGGTTCGACCTGATAACCAAAAGAACCAAAACGTCCAATTGTTAAAGCATAACCATTATCTCCCAAAGGTTCTGCTGTCATCGGGTGGGCGCAACGGCAAAACCAACCTTGGTGGGCATCCAGATATTTAGCAACTGTTACCGCATCAGCATACATTTCCATGCAGTCTGTAGACTGACTAGAGAACCGCATTGGTTCGATATTAGTTGCTAATTCTGCCACTTGTGCATCTGGTTCAAGGAAATTTGCGCCAGAATCAAAAATATTTTCAGGAACCT contains:
- a CDS encoding ankyrin repeat domain-containing protein, with protein sequence MTFTKDQFLIQSARGGDIKRLIKAIANGANVNAIDRDGTTALMFAAQKGYTEIVRSLLEAGANVNQARKFGTTALMLAAASNSFDVVKTLVAHNADVNAKNDDGSTALMAASFKGNVDILQILLTAGADISIKDQDKDTALKLAVKSGNTAVVQALLGAGADLKDLNSDAVTIAASQQQTDLVQLLLQHGGNANTKNPDGETALSLAADQGYTKIVQILLEAGADPNTRNLDGGTALMAAAAGGYTDILIALLEHGADISAKDQDDETALNLAVVEGHVDIVETLLNRGANFQARNKLGDTPLMVASLHGHTEIVAALLQKQANFNIKNFGETALTLAALHAHSETVEVLLQAGADANTQFDDGKTLLMKACDSNNIILIQVLLAHGATPNIQDKASATALMWAAHRGYLDAVKLLLEAGADVNIRNQGGYTALMLAEFNGYPEVVKLLKVAGAEE
- a CDS encoding DUF1997 domain-containing protein: MQSQFVENQPFEVPENIFDSGANFLEPDAQVAELATNIEPMRFSSQSTDCMEMYADAVTVAKYLDAHQGWFCRCAHPMTAEPLGDNGYALTIGRFGSFGYQVEPKIGLHLLPQDKGVYPIRTIPVPGYVAPGYEVDFNAAMNLVEVPNDNFDRKSQLPAVITRVEWQLDLSVDIQFPKFIYKLPKSVLQTTGDRVLREIIRQVSRRLTPKVQEDFHSSLGIPFSTKSKKNRL
- a CDS encoding GAF domain-containing sensor histidine kinase, which gives rise to MISPSCVIPTLEAERLAVVGRYEILDTPPDGAFDRITNLAARFFKVPISIVSIVDHDRIWFKSHLGLEVEQIGREPGLCASAILHEDVYVVKDARVDPRTLANPLVAGEFGLQFYAAAPLITNDGFRLGTLCVINYEPREITEVEKATLQELAAIVMDELELRLAAKKAIDAEVALRNEVIKSLQREKELNELKSQFVSMISHEFRNPLSSISLSAEILEIYADKLSHEKKQGHLRQVQNSVKKLLHLTNEILTIGKVEAGKLDFNPMPFDLKGFCQSLVAEMQINAGNKYNINFMSSGDRQDTCMDQNLLEHILTNLLSNATKYSPSGGMINFELSYRQQEVIFRIQDSGIGIAKEDQEQLFNNFYRAKNVGKIAGTGLGLAIVKNCVDLHGGKITLESDIGAGTTFIVTIPLQNSVADAK
- a CDS encoding DUF4079 domain-containing protein translates to MSLETQKEIGFWLNFIHPIWMWIVLGTSIYALYLGIQIRRTRNATGELKKELIQGKFNNRHYQIGSILLALMVVGTLVGMGVTYYNNSKLFFGPHLLAGLGMTGIIAVSASLSPYMQKGKDWARYSHIFLNVVLLGLFSWQAVSGLEIIQRIISKK
- a CDS encoding DMT family transporter, with the protein product MSLHQTSGRWRLGLALSIFTVILWGTVPIALAVAVQALDVYTVTWFRFVVSFVLLTVFLAVRQELPTVEKIRAAPIKLIAIAIIFFLFHYVSFLQGLAQTSPSNAEVLIQLAPVLMGLGALFIFKERYTLSQWIGLGLLTLGLVLFFNEQIIALINEPTNYLIGSGILILSAIFWAVYSLALKQLLHTLPSSNILLIVYGGCGLLLTPLAKPQPIFTLTAVQFAMLLFCGLNTVMGYGAFAESLDHLEASKVSAVVTLAPIVTFVSMWVVAGVAPNLIKPEHITAIGILGGLFVVGGSMIIALRARTSTD
- a CDS encoding DMT family transporter, whose product is MNKISLHHTSGRWRFGIFLTLLTVLMWGLEPIALTLTLKAVDVYTLSWFRFLICFGLLAIYLGARQQLPQIKTLQANHWKLLAIAIISLSINYVCFLKGLALTSPANGEMFIQLAPVLMGLGALFFFKERYNLRQWLGLGLLTLGFSLFFHDKLQNIAIASSQYLLGSALVVVSAAAWAVYALAQKQLLEKLSSSSILMMIYGVCAVIFSFFANPQSILELSPFYLLLLIFCVFDTLIAYGAFSEALNHLEASKVGAVLPLSPIITLTVTWVLSLVAPNLMEPEHISILGVLGGGLVVAGSMAIALGQKN
- a CDS encoding UTP--glucose-1-phosphate uridylyltransferase, whose protein sequence is MSNHKVSKAVIPAAGFGTRLFPATKVVKKELFPIIDRDGRAKPVIISIVEEAISAGIEEIGIVVQKCDRTLFEDLFKSPPPQLFNKLSPQNQEYSQYLQQLGSKITILTQDIQDGFGHAVFCAKDWVNNQPFMLMLGDHVYLTDADNSCARQVIKVYEQVNQSVISLDVLPGEIIHKAGCITGNWIESNSLLSITKIFEKPDLEYARKHLRVAGMAEDQFLCVFGIYILTPKIFEYLEEHISNNIRERGEFQLTSCLDRLRQDEGITGYVVKGRTFDIGLPEAYRQTMIDFRL